A window of Pseudodesulfovibrio hydrargyri contains these coding sequences:
- a CDS encoding 2-amino-3,7-dideoxy-D-threo-hept-6-ulosonate synthase → MHIGKAIRLERIFNRNTMRTIIVPMDHGVTVGPIAGLEKMRDTVTNLVAGGANAGLVHKGQVKLGHRMQGRDFGCIVHLSAGTCLSPFPNVKRLVTTVEEAIRLGADAVSVHVNLGDETEGQMLMDLGRVAASASEWGMPLLAMVYARGPKVPDEYDPDIVAHCARVGAELGADVVKVNYPGSAESFAHVVECAGVPVVIAGGAKMDSTRDFLDMVRTSLDAGGSGLSVGRNVFQHRDTTRLVEVLNRIVHEDAPVDEAVKGYEDIL, encoded by the coding sequence ATGCATATCGGAAAGGCCATCCGTCTGGAGAGGATTTTCAACCGCAACACCATGCGGACCATCATCGTGCCCATGGACCACGGCGTGACCGTGGGACCCATCGCCGGGCTCGAGAAGATGCGCGACACGGTCACCAACCTGGTGGCCGGCGGGGCCAACGCGGGGCTGGTCCACAAGGGCCAGGTCAAGCTCGGCCACCGCATGCAGGGCCGCGACTTCGGCTGCATCGTCCACCTGTCGGCGGGCACCTGCCTGTCGCCGTTCCCCAACGTGAAGCGGCTGGTGACCACCGTGGAGGAGGCCATCCGCCTTGGCGCGGACGCGGTCAGCGTGCACGTCAACCTGGGCGACGAAACCGAGGGCCAGATGCTCATGGACCTGGGCAGGGTGGCCGCGTCCGCCTCGGAGTGGGGCATGCCCCTGCTGGCCATGGTCTACGCGCGCGGCCCCAAGGTCCCGGACGAGTACGACCCGGACATCGTGGCCCACTGCGCCCGCGTGGGAGCGGAGCTGGGCGCGGACGTGGTCAAGGTCAACTACCCCGGCAGCGCCGAGAGCTTCGCCCATGTGGTCGAGTGCGCGGGCGTGCCCGTGGTCATCGCCGGCGGGGCCAAGATGGACTCCACCCGCGACTTCCTGGACATGGTCCGCACCTCCCTGGACGCGGGCGGTTCCGGCCTGTCCGTGGGCCGCAACGTGTTCCAGCATCGCGATACCACCCGGCTGGTCGAGGTCCTCAACCGGATCGTCCACGAGGACGCCCCGGTGGACGAGGCCGTCAAGGGGTACGAGGACATCCTCTAG
- a CDS encoding S24 family peptidase: MGFTDDVRQALLDRIGPGKRYPNNKRMADELGVDPSQLNRFLKRERGLNSDSLGYILDRVGVTLSFCDEPADAARQVCFRPPDRARAGAAAPDPRADDYLAVPLAAPAVAASAGLVPEAGVEGWILVWRHQESIRFRTNLVAVEVGRAEQAMTPTLHPGDVVLVDRDDRDPSPAGKIMLVREPGEDGAVHIRRVSTRRLDDDVELIYYSDNSREHPPVTFRLGRDYGGDINGAIGGNVVWAWSDMTRK, from the coding sequence ATGGGATTCACCGATGACGTGCGCCAGGCGCTTCTCGACCGGATCGGACCGGGCAAACGGTACCCCAACAACAAACGGATGGCCGACGAACTCGGAGTCGACCCGTCGCAGCTCAACCGCTTCCTCAAGCGGGAACGCGGCCTGAACAGCGACTCCCTGGGCTACATTCTGGACCGCGTGGGCGTGACCCTGTCCTTTTGCGACGAACCGGCCGACGCCGCCCGCCAGGTCTGTTTCCGGCCGCCCGACCGGGCCCGGGCCGGTGCGGCCGCGCCCGACCCCAGGGCCGACGACTACCTGGCCGTGCCCCTGGCCGCTCCGGCCGTGGCCGCCTCGGCCGGGCTGGTCCCCGAGGCCGGCGTGGAGGGCTGGATTCTGGTCTGGCGGCACCAGGAGTCCATCCGCTTTCGGACCAACCTGGTGGCCGTGGAGGTGGGCCGGGCCGAGCAGGCCATGACCCCCACGCTGCACCCGGGGGACGTCGTTCTGGTGGACCGCGACGACCGCGACCCCAGCCCGGCGGGCAAGATCATGCTCGTCCGCGAACCGGGCGAGGACGGGGCGGTGCATATCCGGCGGGTCAGCACCCGGCGGCTGGACGACGACGTGGAGCTGATCTACTACTCGGACAACAGCCGCGAGCATCCGCCCGTCACCTTCCGGCTCGGCCGCGACTACGGCGGCGACATCAATGGGGCCATCGGCGGCAACGTGGTCTGGGCCTGGAGCGACATGACCCGGAAATAG
- a CDS encoding HEAT repeat domain-containing protein, translated as MLDFRHIITVRGLVPALLFALVLPLVPAASASASEQGGLHIAERLGSQDESERATGMSDLRRCGQEALPGLIRSLNAQDAAVRRGAVYGLALQPAPALAMEGLLKALGDPDPTVRSLAAHTLARIGRTAAQDVARLLACSDERARLAASLCLNRMGRDAIPALARLLQADDVAVQAKAAWLLGAMGPEAMPAVPALIRALATRDMRLVHVIAETLDLIGPDPALVFRQMTLLGSEDANRPFARLGADATPVLVRLLTRPGTPMGQMALYTLARMGAQAEPALRAALATGSDGQKAAAALLLTRIDPELARTLPEDLRRSLSGVLHQN; from the coding sequence ATGTTGGACTTTCGACATATTATCACGGTCCGCGGGCTTGTCCCGGCGTTGCTGTTCGCCCTGGTGCTGCCCCTTGTCCCGGCCGCGTCCGCCTCGGCCTCGGAGCAGGGCGGACTTCATATCGCCGAACGGCTGGGCAGCCAGGACGAGAGCGAACGGGCAACGGGGATGTCCGACCTGCGCCGATGCGGCCAGGAGGCCCTGCCCGGACTGATCCGGAGTCTGAACGCCCAGGACGCGGCCGTGCGCCGGGGCGCGGTCTACGGCCTGGCCCTGCAGCCCGCGCCCGCCCTGGCCATGGAGGGCCTGCTCAAGGCCTTGGGCGATCCGGACCCCACGGTCCGCTCCCTGGCCGCCCACACCCTGGCCCGGATCGGCAGAACGGCCGCTCAGGACGTGGCCCGGCTGCTGGCCTGTTCCGACGAACGGGCCCGCCTGGCCGCCTCCCTGTGCCTGAACCGTATGGGACGGGACGCGATTCCGGCCCTGGCCCGCCTGCTGCAGGCCGACGATGTCGCGGTCCAGGCCAAGGCCGCATGGCTGCTGGGGGCCATGGGTCCCGAGGCCATGCCCGCGGTCCCGGCCCTGATCCGGGCGCTTGCGACTCGGGACATGCGCCTGGTCCACGTCATCGCCGAGACCCTTGACCTCATCGGGCCGGACCCGGCGCTGGTATTTAGACAGATGACCCTGCTCGGCAGCGAGGACGCCAACCGGCCGTTTGCCCGCCTGGGCGCGGACGCGACTCCGGTCCTGGTCAGGTTGCTGACCAGGCCCGGCACGCCCATGGGCCAGATGGCCCTGTACACCCTGGCGCGCATGGGCGCGCAGGCCGAGCCCGCCTTGCGCGCGGCCCTGGCCACGGGCAGCGATGGGCAGAAGGCGGCGGCCGCCTTGCTCCTGACCCGCATCGACCCGGAACTGGCGCGCACCCTGCCCGAGGACCTTCGCCGCTCCCTGAGCGGCGTCCTTCACCAAAACTGA
- a CDS encoding EAL and HDOD domain-containing protein, translating to MTDEKTYESVFVARQPIFDTQNETWGYMMLFRDSGDADHAVFTDNSEATMSLVSNLPLCDTPRNDKTRFLIHFTPEAVVRGIPHAIPWDNTVIILEEIEDPDEALFVALGDLMLDGYELALNNFEGKPGCERLGELADTLLIDVEGKDQADLEAIVTRAKRFGAPRLVAKRVENAEDLERARNAGFTLFHGFFFKRPQIESGRKISSAKATRLKLFEIIEKDEPNFDALAPAIEADVAISYRLLNFLNSANFSFATKVTSIKQAVVLTGWKPIRNWLRLIILTDLAPSEKTLELAYISAHRAKLFETAALGSGYEEDSDTLFIVGLFSLLDAMLDTAMKEITDHLPVDEEVKATLCGKRTRFTPWLDLAKAIEASDWDEVGERAAALNLLPGTVAVSYQHAFTWADAFFSSKPGSD from the coding sequence ATGACCGACGAGAAGACCTATGAATCCGTCTTCGTGGCCCGTCAGCCCATATTCGATACCCAGAACGAGACCTGGGGCTATATGATGCTCTTCCGCGACAGCGGAGACGCCGACCACGCCGTATTCACCGACAATTCCGAGGCGACCATGAGCCTCGTTTCCAACCTCCCGCTGTGCGACACCCCGCGGAACGACAAGACCCGGTTCCTGATCCACTTCACGCCCGAGGCCGTGGTCCGGGGCATCCCGCACGCCATCCCGTGGGACAATACGGTCATCATCCTGGAGGAGATCGAGGACCCGGACGAGGCATTGTTCGTGGCCCTGGGCGACCTGATGCTCGACGGCTACGAGCTGGCCCTGAACAACTTCGAGGGCAAGCCCGGCTGCGAACGGCTGGGCGAGTTGGCCGACACCCTGCTCATCGACGTGGAGGGCAAGGATCAGGCCGACCTCGAGGCCATCGTCACCCGCGCCAAGCGGTTCGGCGCGCCCCGCCTGGTGGCCAAGCGGGTGGAGAACGCGGAGGACCTGGAACGGGCCCGTAACGCGGGCTTCACCCTGTTCCACGGGTTCTTCTTCAAGCGCCCCCAGATCGAGTCCGGACGCAAGATCAGCTCGGCCAAGGCCACCCGGCTCAAGCTCTTCGAGATCATCGAAAAGGACGAGCCCAACTTCGACGCCCTGGCCCCGGCCATCGAGGCGGACGTGGCCATCAGCTACCGGCTGCTCAACTTCCTCAACTCCGCCAACTTCAGCTTCGCCACCAAGGTGACGTCCATCAAGCAGGCAGTGGTCCTGACCGGATGGAAGCCCATCCGCAACTGGCTGCGGCTGATCATCCTGACCGACCTGGCCCCGTCCGAGAAGACCCTGGAACTGGCCTACATCTCGGCCCACCGGGCCAAGCTCTTCGAGACCGCCGCCCTGGGCAGCGGGTACGAGGAGGACTCGGACACCCTGTTCATCGTCGGCCTCTTCTCCCTGCTGGACGCCATGCTCGACACGGCCATGAAGGAGATCACCGACCACCTGCCCGTGGACGAGGAGGTCAAGGCCACCCTGTGCGGCAAACGGACCCGGTTCACTCCATGGCTCGACCTGGCCAAGGCCATCGAGGCCTCGGACTGGGACGAGGTCGGCGAACGCGCGGCGGCCCTGAACCTGCTGCCCGGCACCGTGGCCGTCAGCTACCAGCACGCCTTCACCTGGGCCGACGCCTTCTTCTCCTCCAAACCCGGCTCGGACTAG
- a CDS encoding amidohydrolase family protein gives MALSRRAFLTLLAGTGLLAPTVQAAPPRGTFALAGTVYPGQGAPLPGHAVLVRSGRIEDVVPAHAVTDRPIVAPENGSILPGVINAHCHDLHTVRERRERWLDHGVTGIGDAASPLKFLPALLDAPTGRTASASACGPMLCPPGGYPLPVHSPEHALSVASPKEGADAVRRLADLGVRRIKIAFEPGSLPEAWPLFDPGTARAICDAAHRLGLAVRCHVEDVSGLEPALDAGADCIEHVPHRWHEQGAIRPVLDPDGAPAPYYLRLLERMVRDGIIMTPTLDVFTRTPWNGPDLFAPVRAFHAMGGRIALGNDFPYRRTDAGMPVREMRLLAEAGLDDTAVLQAATATAAEVCGFTDRGRIAPGMAADLLAVRGAPAQDALQDPAHIVKDGVFIR, from the coding sequence ATGGCCCTGTCGCGGCGCGCGTTCCTGACCCTGCTGGCCGGAACGGGCCTGCTAGCGCCAACGGTCCAGGCCGCCCCGCCCCGGGGGACCTTCGCCCTGGCGGGCACCGTCTATCCGGGGCAGGGAGCCCCCCTGCCCGGCCACGCCGTGCTCGTCCGTTCGGGCCGCATCGAGGATGTGGTCCCGGCCCATGCCGTAACCGACCGCCCCATCGTCGCGCCCGAAAACGGCTCCATCCTACCGGGCGTGATCAACGCCCACTGCCACGACCTGCACACCGTCCGCGAGCGGCGCGAGCGCTGGCTCGACCACGGCGTGACCGGTATCGGCGACGCGGCCTCGCCGCTCAAGTTCCTGCCCGCGCTCCTGGACGCGCCCACGGGCCGGACGGCCTCGGCCTCGGCCTGCGGGCCCATGCTCTGCCCCCCCGGCGGCTACCCCCTGCCCGTGCACAGCCCGGAACACGCCCTGTCCGTCGCGTCCCCCAAGGAGGGCGCGGACGCGGTCAGGCGGCTGGCCGATCTGGGCGTGAGGCGCATCAAGATCGCTTTCGAACCCGGCAGCCTGCCCGAAGCCTGGCCCCTGTTCGACCCGGGCACGGCCAGGGCGATCTGCGACGCGGCCCACCGGCTCGGGCTGGCCGTGCGCTGCCATGTGGAGGATGTGTCCGGCCTTGAGCCCGCGCTCGACGCCGGGGCGGACTGCATCGAGCACGTCCCGCACCGCTGGCACGAGCAGGGCGCGATCCGCCCCGTCCTCGACCCGGATGGCGCGCCCGCGCCGTACTACCTCCGTCTGCTCGAACGCATGGTCCGGGACGGGATCATCATGACCCCGACCCTGGACGTGTTCACCCGCACCCCGTGGAACGGGCCGGACCTGTTCGCGCCGGTCCGCGCCTTCCACGCGATGGGCGGGCGGATCGCCCTGGGCAACGACTTCCCCTACCGGCGCACGGACGCGGGCATGCCGGTGCGCGAGATGCGTCTGCTGGCTGAAGCGGGACTGGACGACACCGCCGTGCTCCAGGCGGCCACGGCCACGGCGGCCGAGGTCTGCGGATTCACGGACCGGGGGCGCATCGCGCCCGGCATGGCCGCCGACCTGCTGGCCGTGCGCGGCGCGCCCGCGCAGGACGCGCTGCAAGACCCCGCGCACATCGTCAAGGACGGGGTGTTCATCCGCTGA